A region of Pseudocalidococcus azoricus BACA0444 DNA encodes the following proteins:
- the tuf gene encoding elongation factor Tu: MARAKFERTKPHVNIGTIGHVDHGKTTLTAAITMTLAALGQASAKKYDEIDAAPEEKARGITINTAHVEYETENRHYAHVDCPGHADYVKNMITGAAQMDGAILVVAATDGAMPQTKEHILLARQVGVPSIVVFLNKVDQVDDEELLELVELELRELLTEYDFPGDDLPIIKGSGLKALEAMTANPKTARGENEFVDKIYELMDAVDSFIPTPTRDIDKPFLMAVEDVFSITGRGTVATGRIERGKVKVNDTVELVGIRDTRSTTVTGIEMFKKSLDEGMAGDNAGLLLRGLKKEDIQRGMVIAKPGSITPHTEFEGEVYVLTEKEGGRKTPFFAGYRPQFYVRTTDVTGTITSFTSDEGENVEMVMPGDRIKVNVELINPIAIEQGMRFAIREGGRTIGAGVVSKIVK; encoded by the coding sequence ATGGCACGCGCTAAATTTGAACGGACTAAACCCCACGTCAACATCGGTACAATTGGCCACGTTGACCACGGTAAAACCACTCTCACCGCTGCAATTACCATGACCCTGGCGGCCTTGGGACAAGCATCAGCCAAAAAATATGACGAAATTGATGCTGCTCCTGAGGAAAAAGCCCGGGGGATTACGATTAACACGGCCCACGTGGAGTACGAAACCGAAAATCGTCACTATGCCCACGTGGATTGCCCAGGCCACGCTGACTATGTGAAAAACATGATCACGGGTGCGGCGCAGATGGACGGGGCAATTCTGGTGGTCGCGGCCACAGATGGTGCCATGCCCCAAACTAAAGAGCATATTCTTTTGGCCCGGCAGGTGGGTGTACCCAGCATTGTCGTCTTCTTGAACAAAGTGGATCAAGTGGATGACGAAGAACTTTTGGAATTGGTGGAATTGGAACTGCGGGAGTTGTTGACCGAATATGATTTCCCTGGCGATGATTTACCGATCATCAAAGGTTCTGGTTTGAAAGCTTTAGAAGCGATGACCGCCAACCCGAAAACCGCCCGGGGCGAGAACGAGTTTGTGGACAAAATCTATGAACTGATGGATGCTGTTGACAGCTTTATCCCCACGCCGACCCGTGATATTGACAAGCCCTTCTTGATGGCGGTGGAAGATGTCTTCTCCATTACAGGCCGGGGAACAGTAGCAACTGGTCGGATTGAGCGGGGTAAAGTCAAGGTTAATGACACTGTGGAATTGGTTGGGATTCGCGATACCCGCAGCACCACCGTGACCGGGATTGAAATGTTCAAGAAGAGCTTGGATGAAGGGATGGCGGGTGATAACGCCGGTCTCTTGCTCCGGGGTCTGAAAAAAGAAGATATCCAACGGGGGATGGTGATTGCCAAACCCGGTTCGATTACTCCCCATACCGAATTTGAAGGGGAAGTTTATGTTCTGACTGAAAAAGAAGGCGGCCGGAAAACCCCCTTCTTCGCTGGCTATCGGCCTCAGTTCTATGTCCGGACAACCGATGTCACCGGCACCATTACCTCCTTTACCAGTGATGAAGGGGAAAACGTGGAAATGGTCATGCCTGGCGACCGGATTAAGGTCAATGTGGAGTTGATCAACCCCATCGCCATTGAACAGGGGATGCGCTTTGCGATTCGGGAAGGTGGCCGCACCATTGGCGCAGGTGTTGTTTCCAAAATCGTCAAATAG
- a CDS encoding caspase family protein: MKIAIVIGISDYVNVPKLPGCITDKNAMTQLLEKTSNYTDILKIDENKKTSASIKQEITAFISKYQTKKENIEEVFLYFSGHGEFRDNEFFYLLPDFDEKKFKQTSLENSELDNLIKTLSPELTIKVIDACHAGVSYIKDKSLFESYIKGTKEEFDHCYFLFSSQSFESSYQNHHISDFTHSFLEAIVEFPENTEIRYKDIIDHISDSFRENQHQTPYFVTQAKHTEIFSNVTSEIKSILKSNFLDLNIETQKQQNVMIHGKTLHDRIKDDAVRYCTEEETIKSLNALINLLKQYQNSQDLLNLYSFSLDVINNNSIDFDTASIGLWLSQNENTLFAMPTYKTITVKVKKRKWHPLLGASFYRDDFELVDEKKQVIKGFEATVSLPYLYLYLEASPLYPNLAINDRNIVPLVSETEIRLFYTFSKYRKVSWQDVEQENDLEWLTESFPTRDLQAMEETVNLILGEFEDRIQSSLSKDFS, translated from the coding sequence ATGAAAATCGCAATAGTCATAGGTATTAGTGATTATGTTAACGTCCCTAAGCTGCCGGGATGCATCACAGATAAAAATGCAATGACTCAACTATTAGAAAAGACATCAAATTATACAGATATTTTAAAAATAGATGAAAACAAAAAAACATCGGCATCCATAAAGCAAGAGATCACAGCTTTTATTTCTAAGTATCAGACTAAAAAAGAGAATATTGAAGAGGTATTTCTTTACTTTAGTGGTCACGGTGAATTCAGGGATAATGAGTTTTTCTATCTTTTGCCTGATTTTGATGAAAAAAAGTTTAAGCAAACATCATTAGAAAACTCTGAACTTGATAATCTGATTAAAACACTATCTCCAGAATTAACAATCAAAGTTATTGACGCTTGTCACGCAGGAGTTTCTTACATTAAGGACAAATCTTTATTTGAATCCTATATAAAAGGAACAAAGGAAGAGTTTGATCATTGCTATTTTCTTTTCTCTTCTCAATCTTTTGAATCCTCATATCAAAATCACCATATTAGTGACTTTACTCATTCATTTCTTGAAGCTATTGTGGAATTTCCAGAGAATACAGAAATTCGATACAAAGACATAATAGATCATATTTCAGATTCTTTTAGAGAGAATCAACACCAAACTCCATACTTTGTGACTCAAGCCAAACATACTGAAATATTTTCTAATGTTACTTCAGAAATTAAGTCTATTTTGAAGTCAAATTTCTTAGATTTAAATATTGAAACACAGAAGCAGCAGAATGTAATGATCCATGGAAAAACACTCCATGACCGAATCAAAGATGATGCCGTCAGGTATTGTACAGAGGAAGAGACTATTAAAAGTTTAAATGCTCTAATAAATTTACTCAAACAATATCAAAACTCGCAGGACTTGTTGAATTTATATAGTTTTAGCTTAGATGTTATAAACAATAATTCTATTGATTTTGATACAGCTTCAATTGGTTTATGGTTGTCTCAAAATGAGAATACACTTTTTGCCATGCCTACCTATAAAACCATCACTGTAAAAGTAAAAAAACGCAAATGGCATCCTTTGTTAGGAGCTTCATTTTATAGGGATGATTTTGAACTTGTAGATGAGAAAAAGCAAGTTATTAAGGGTTTTGAGGCAACTGTTTCCCTTCCATATCTTTATTTATATTTGGAAGCAAGCCCTCTATATCCGAATTTAGCAATTAATGATCGTAACATCGTTCCTTTGGTTTCGGAAACGGAAATTCGCTTATTTTATACCTTTAGTAAGTATCGAAAAGTTTCCTGGCAAGATGTAGAACAGGAGAATGACCTAGAATGGCTAACTGAATCATTCCCAACTAGAGATTTACAAGCTATGGAAGAAACGGTAAATCTCATTTTAGGAGAATTTGAAGATAGAATTCAATCATCACTTTCTAAAGATTTCTCTTAA
- the rpsJ gene encoding 30S ribosomal protein S10, which translates to MATLQQQKIRIRLKAFDHRLLDTSCDRIVDTAKRTGASAVGPIPLPTRRKIYCVLRSPHVDKDSREHFETRTHRRIIDIYQPSPKTIDALMKLDLPSGVDIEVKL; encoded by the coding sequence ATGGCTACGTTACAGCAGCAAAAGATTCGCATTCGTTTGAAGGCGTTTGATCATCGTTTACTCGATACATCCTGCGACCGGATTGTGGATACAGCCAAGCGGACAGGTGCTTCAGCCGTGGGGCCAATTCCGCTTCCAACTCGCCGGAAAATCTATTGCGTTCTGCGGTCTCCTCACGTTGATAAAGATTCCCGTGAACATTTTGAAACCCGGACGCATCGGCGGATTATTGATATTTATCAGCCTTCCCCCAAAACCATTGATGCCTTGATGAAGCTAGATTTGCCCTCTGGGGTTGATATTGAAGTGAAGTTGTAA
- the purU gene encoding formyltetrahydrofolate deformylase: protein MTIPTATLLVSCPDQRGLVAKLSQFIYSNGGNIIHADHHTDAQAGLFLTRLEWQLDGFHLPRELIGPAFQAIAQPLQAQWQLHFSDVRPRLAIWVSKQDHCLLDLIWRHQAGELPAEIVCIISNHPTCQALATQFEIDYHYLPITSANKAEQEERELELLAGYRIDLVVLAKYMQVLSPDFLAQFKSVINIHHSFLPAFAGANPYQRAHERGVKIIGATAHYVTPELDQGPIIEQDVVRVSHRDDVSDLIRKGKDLERIVLARAVHLHLQQRVLAYGNRTAVFA, encoded by the coding sequence ATGACAATTCCCACCGCGACACTCTTAGTTTCCTGTCCAGATCAACGGGGCCTGGTGGCCAAACTCTCCCAATTTATCTACAGCAACGGTGGTAACATCATCCATGCCGATCACCACACCGATGCCCAGGCCGGCCTGTTTTTAACCCGCTTAGAGTGGCAACTTGATGGCTTTCATCTCCCCCGAGAACTCATCGGCCCCGCATTCCAGGCCATTGCTCAACCCCTCCAGGCCCAGTGGCAACTCCATTTTTCCGATGTCCGGCCCCGCTTGGCGATTTGGGTCAGCAAACAGGATCATTGTTTATTAGATTTAATTTGGCGACACCAGGCTGGGGAACTGCCCGCCGAGATTGTTTGCATCATCAGTAACCATCCCACCTGCCAGGCCCTTGCCACCCAGTTTGAAATTGATTATCACTATTTACCCATTACCTCCGCCAATAAAGCCGAACAAGAAGAACGGGAACTAGAACTGTTGGCCGGTTATCGGATTGATCTAGTCGTTTTAGCCAAATATATGCAGGTCTTAAGTCCAGATTTTCTGGCCCAGTTCAAGTCAGTCATCAACATTCATCACTCCTTTTTACCGGCCTTTGCCGGAGCCAATCCTTACCAACGGGCCCATGAACGGGGCGTAAAAATCATCGGGGCTACGGCCCACTATGTCACCCCAGAATTAGATCAAGGGCCAATTATTGAGCAAGATGTGGTTCGGGTTAGTCATCGAGATGATGTTAGTGATTTGATTCGCAAGGGCAAAGATTTAGAACGAATTGTTTTAGCCAGAGCCGTTCATCTGCACTTACAACAACGGGTTCTGGCCTATGGAAATCGCACCGCAGTCTTTGCTTAG
- the rpsG gene encoding 30S ribosomal protein S7 — MSRRTRATKRPTAPDPVYNSRLISMLIQRIMLSGKKSIAGRIVYDAMKTVEERTGQEALQIFEKAIKNATPLVEVKARRVGGATYQVPMEVRQDRGTALALRWLVQFSRKRSGRSMVNKLANEVMDAANETGSTIRKREETHKMAEANKAFAHYRY, encoded by the coding sequence ATGTCCCGTCGTACCCGCGCCACCAAACGTCCCACGGCCCCCGATCCGGTCTATAACAGCCGCCTAATCAGTATGCTGATTCAACGCATTATGCTGAGTGGCAAAAAGTCTATCGCCGGCCGGATTGTCTATGATGCCATGAAAACCGTTGAGGAACGGACTGGACAAGAGGCTCTGCAAATCTTTGAAAAAGCGATCAAGAATGCGACCCCCTTGGTTGAAGTCAAAGCCCGCCGAGTGGGTGGAGCTACCTATCAAGTCCCGATGGAAGTCCGCCAAGATCGGGGCACAGCCCTAGCCCTACGCTGGTTAGTTCAATTTTCCCGGAAACGCTCTGGCCGCTCTATGGTCAATAAGTTAGCCAATGAAGTTATGGATGCCGCCAACGAAACCGGAAGCACGATTCGGAAACGGGAAGAAACCCACAAAATGGCTGAGGCCAACAAAGCCTTTGCTCATTATCGTTATTGA
- the rpsL gene encoding 30S ribosomal protein S12, whose product MPTIQQLIRQERELLKKKTKSPALKSCPQRRGVCTRVYTTTPKKPNSALRKVARVRLTSGFEVTAYIPGIGHNLQEHSVVMIRGGRVKDLPGVRYHIIRGTLDTAGVKDRKQGRSKYGAKQPKPGAATPTKGKK is encoded by the coding sequence ATGCCCACTATTCAGCAGTTAATCCGCCAAGAGCGTGAACTTCTAAAAAAGAAAACTAAGTCCCCAGCCCTAAAAAGCTGTCCCCAACGGCGCGGCGTTTGTACCCGTGTTTATACCACTACCCCCAAAAAGCCCAACTCGGCCCTGCGGAAAGTAGCTCGGGTACGCTTAACTTCTGGGTTTGAAGTCACTGCCTACATTCCGGGTATTGGTCACAACCTCCAAGAACATTCCGTTGTGATGATTCGAGGTGGCCGGGTCAAAGACTTACCAGGGGTTCGCTACCACATTATCCGGGGTACGCTTGATACCGCCGGAGTTAAAGACCGCAAACAAGGTCGTTCCAAATATGGAGCCAAACAACCTAAGCCCGGAGCCGCCACTCCCACAAAAGGTAAGAAATAA
- the fusA gene encoding elongation factor G, with amino-acid sequence MARTVPLERIRNIGIAAHIDAGKTTTTERILFYSGVVHKIGEVHDGNATTDWMAQERERGITITAAAISTSWKNHQINIIDTPGHVDFTIEVERSMRVLDGVIAVFCSVGGVQPQSETVWRQADRYKVPRIVFVNKMDRTGANFYKVYGQITDRLRANAVPIQLPIGAEDQFQGVVDLVHQKAYIYKDDLGKEIVETEIPADMADKAEEFRIKLIEAVAETDDDLMEKYLEGEELTEAEIKTGLRRGTIAGTIVPLICGSAFKNKGVQLLLDAVVDYLPSPLEVPAIQGTLPDGSVVERHADDTEPLSALAFKIMADPFGRLTFVRVYSGVLKKGSYVLNATKNKKERISRLIVLKADDRIEVDELRAGDLGATLGLKDTFTGDTLCEDNSPIILESLFIPEPVISVAVEPKTKQDMEKLSKALQSLSEEDPTFRVSVDPETNQTVIAGMGELHLEILVDRMLREFKVEANIGQPQVAYRETVRKPVRTEGKFIRQSGGKGQYGHVVIELTPGEPGSGFEFVSKIVGGTVPKEYVGPAEQGMKEACESGILAGYPVIDLKVTLVDGSYHDVDSSEMAFKIAGSMAIKDAVMKSNPVLLEPMMKVEVEVPEDFLGTVMGDLISRRGQIEGQVAEGGLAKVTAKVPLERMFGYATDIRSNTQGRGIFSMEFSHYEEVPKNVAEAIIAKNKGNA; translated from the coding sequence GTGGCCCGGACTGTCCCGCTAGAGCGCATTAGAAATATTGGCATCGCCGCTCACATTGACGCGGGTAAAACCACCACAACTGAACGCATCCTCTTCTATTCTGGGGTGGTGCATAAAATCGGCGAAGTCCACGATGGCAATGCCACAACTGACTGGATGGCCCAGGAGCGAGAACGGGGAATCACGATTACCGCCGCCGCCATTAGCACTTCCTGGAAAAATCATCAAATCAACATCATCGATACCCCAGGCCATGTGGACTTTACCATCGAAGTCGAACGCTCCATGCGGGTATTGGATGGCGTAATTGCCGTTTTTTGCTCAGTCGGTGGCGTTCAACCGCAGTCGGAAACTGTCTGGCGGCAGGCGGATCGCTACAAAGTCCCCCGGATTGTCTTTGTCAATAAAATGGATCGCACCGGTGCCAACTTTTACAAGGTTTACGGGCAAATCACGGATCGCTTGCGAGCTAATGCCGTGCCGATTCAACTGCCCATTGGGGCCGAAGACCAATTTCAAGGAGTCGTTGATCTCGTCCATCAAAAGGCCTATATCTACAAAGACGATCTGGGCAAAGAAATTGTCGAAACTGAAATCCCCGCCGACATGGCCGATAAAGCCGAAGAATTCCGGATCAAGTTGATCGAAGCCGTGGCCGAAACCGATGACGACCTGATGGAGAAATACCTGGAAGGGGAAGAACTGACGGAAGCCGAAATCAAAACCGGTTTACGGCGGGGGACGATTGCTGGCACGATTGTTCCGTTGATTTGTGGGTCTGCCTTCAAAAATAAAGGGGTGCAGCTACTACTTGATGCTGTAGTGGACTATTTACCCTCTCCTTTAGAAGTTCCGGCGATTCAAGGTACTTTGCCCGATGGTTCTGTGGTTGAGCGTCACGCCGATGATACCGAGCCTTTATCTGCCCTGGCCTTCAAAATTATGGCGGATCCCTTTGGTCGCTTAACCTTTGTTCGGGTCTATTCTGGGGTCTTGAAAAAAGGCAGTTATGTCCTCAATGCCACCAAGAACAAGAAAGAACGCATTTCTCGCTTGATCGTCCTCAAAGCCGATGATCGGATTGAAGTGGATGAGCTGCGGGCGGGTGATTTAGGTGCCACTTTGGGACTGAAAGATACCTTTACCGGTGACACACTTTGTGAAGATAATTCCCCGATTATCCTCGAGTCCCTGTTTATTCCTGAGCCAGTGATTTCTGTGGCCGTGGAACCCAAAACCAAACAGGATATGGAAAAGCTCTCCAAAGCCCTGCAATCCTTGTCTGAAGAAGATCCCACCTTCCGCGTCAGTGTTGATCCCGAAACCAACCAAACCGTAATTGCTGGTATGGGGGAATTGCACCTAGAAATTCTTGTGGATCGGATGCTGCGGGAGTTCAAGGTGGAAGCCAATATTGGTCAACCCCAAGTCGCCTATCGGGAAACCGTGCGTAAACCGGTGCGGACGGAAGGGAAGTTTATTCGGCAAAGCGGTGGTAAAGGGCAGTATGGTCACGTTGTGATCGAGTTAACCCCTGGCGAACCTGGGAGTGGCTTTGAGTTTGTCTCCAAAATTGTCGGCGGTACCGTTCCTAAAGAATATGTGGGTCCGGCAGAACAGGGGATGAAAGAAGCCTGCGAATCGGGTATTTTGGCGGGTTATCCTGTGATTGACCTGAAGGTTACGCTGGTGGATGGCTCTTACCACGATGTGGACTCTTCCGAAATGGCTTTCAAAATTGCTGGGTCTATGGCGATTAAGGACGCAGTGATGAAATCGAATCCGGTCTTGCTGGAGCCGATGATGAAAGTGGAAGTTGAAGTTCCAGAAGATTTCCTGGGAACCGTGATGGGAGACTTGATTTCTCGTCGGGGTCAAATTGAGGGGCAAGTGGCTGAAGGTGGCCTGGCCAAAGTGACAGCTAAAGTCCCTCTGGAGCGGATGTTTGGCTATGCCACCGATATTCGCTCGAATACTCAGGGACGGGGTATTTTCTCAATGGAATTTAGCCATTACGAGGAAGTCCCCAAAAATGTGGCTGAGGCCATCATCGCTAAAAACAAAGGGAACGCTTAG
- the vapC gene encoding type II toxin-antitoxin system tRNA(fMet)-specific endonuclease VapC — MLQYLLDTNIAIYVIKKRPPSVLSLFNSHAGRMAISAITLAELIHGAEKSTRREQNLQMVEDFCSRLTVLDYTPAAAYHYGSIRAELEKRGQTIGVNDLHIAAQARSAGLTLITNNLSEFSRVPGLLTENWVSSEP, encoded by the coding sequence ATGCTTCAGTATTTGCTCGATACCAATATTGCCATTTACGTCATTAAGAAACGTCCCCCCTCGGTCTTGAGCTTGTTTAACTCCCATGCCGGGCGAATGGCCATTTCAGCGATTACATTAGCGGAACTAATTCACGGGGCGGAGAAAAGTACAAGGCGCGAGCAGAATTTACAAATGGTTGAGGACTTTTGTAGTCGTCTCACGGTCTTAGACTATACCCCTGCTGCTGCATATCATTACGGCTCAATTCGGGCAGAGCTAGAAAAGCGTGGACAAACCATCGGAGTCAATGATTTACATATCGCTGCCCAGGCCAGGAGTGCGGGTCTAACGCTGATCACAAATAATCTATCGGAGTTTTCCCGAGTCCCAGGCCTGTTAACTGAGAATTGGGTATCATCTGAGCCTTGA
- a CDS encoding heavy metal translocating P-type ATPase, whose translation MLASLLLNTVELTQTLLIPSSTVALKVKGMRCGGCVANVEKQLMQQPGVTSAAVNLVTATAMVAYEPETIQPQALADHLTQAGFPTEVLSRELPITAALLESGESSSHTDVIFVFPHTDLILAIVFLLLSGVGHVQDWLGLSLHHVPGSSILHTMAWHWGLATLALIGPGRGIIRDGWQSLWRGNPTMNTLVGLGAVSSYLASVIAWRVPGLAWECFFDEPVMIIGFILLGRTLEQRARNQASQSLRSLIALQPALAQWLPNPDRTDGLTIPVAQVQGGDWLRVLPGDKLPVDGVVVRGETFVTEAVLTGEARPIAKIPGDSVMAGSLNQASAITIQATACGNETLLGQILTLVTQAQTRKAPIQRLADLIAGYFTYGVLVLAAVTIGFWWGLAPMLLGIAGGTASLLLGLKLGMAVLVVACPCALGLATPTAILVGTSLGAEQGLLIRGGDVLETLHKLTTIVFDKTGTLTWGKLTVQNCIPLAEFDATELLQLAASLEQNYRHPIAQALLSEAKDKNITLLPVTETESIPGLGIKAVWHEQILRVGSLAWLAKEGLEVEQLIKDQNQQNLSVIGLGLDQTIIGLITLQDQLRPDTAQTLESLKKMGLEIHVLTGDSATATHEILAPLNLTENQIQTQLLPTEKVAWIEQQKVAGKTVAMVGDGTNDAPALAGADVGIALASGTDVALETAGIVLTHNRLADVVAAIQLSRATFSKIQQNLAWACGYNLIAIPVAAGVLLPIWQISLTPGLAAACMALSSISVVVNALLLNRVKSSWIWN comes from the coding sequence ATGCTTGCATCCCTGCTACTAAACACTGTTGAACTCACTCAAACCCTACTTATTCCCAGCTCCACAGTTGCTCTCAAGGTCAAGGGAATGCGTTGTGGCGGCTGTGTGGCCAATGTCGAAAAGCAACTGATGCAGCAACCAGGCGTGACTTCAGCAGCCGTCAATTTAGTCACAGCAACGGCAATGGTGGCCTATGAACCCGAAACCATTCAACCCCAGGCCCTGGCCGACCATTTAACCCAGGCCGGATTTCCTACCGAAGTTTTAAGCCGCGAACTCCCAATTACCGCAGCCCTCCTAGAATCCGGTGAATCAAGCAGCCACACCGATGTCATTTTTGTCTTTCCTCACACTGATTTAATTCTGGCCATTGTTTTTCTGCTCCTCTCAGGCGTGGGTCATGTTCAAGATTGGTTAGGTCTTTCGCTGCATCATGTTCCGGGCTCAAGCATCTTGCATACGATGGCCTGGCATTGGGGCTTGGCAACCTTGGCATTGATTGGGCCTGGCCGGGGAATTATTCGCGATGGCTGGCAAAGTTTGTGGCGGGGCAATCCAACCATGAATACCCTCGTTGGCCTGGGGGCGGTGTCGTCTTATCTGGCCAGTGTGATTGCCTGGCGGGTACCGGGCCTGGCCTGGGAATGTTTTTTCGATGAACCCGTGATGATTATTGGCTTTATTCTCTTGGGCCGCACCTTAGAACAACGGGCGAGAAACCAGGCCAGCCAAAGTTTACGATCCCTGATTGCCCTCCAGCCCGCCTTAGCCCAATGGTTGCCGAATCCAGACCGCACCGATGGCCTAACGATTCCCGTAGCTCAAGTCCAAGGTGGGGATTGGTTGCGAGTCCTGCCCGGAGATAAATTGCCTGTGGATGGGGTGGTAGTCCGGGGCGAAACCTTTGTCACCGAGGCTGTCTTAACCGGAGAAGCGCGCCCGATTGCCAAAATTCCCGGTGATTCAGTCATGGCCGGCAGTCTCAACCAGGCCAGTGCGATTACAATCCAGGCCACGGCCTGCGGCAACGAAACCCTCTTGGGGCAAATTCTCACCCTTGTCACCCAGGCCCAGACCCGAAAAGCTCCGATTCAACGACTGGCGGATTTAATTGCCGGATATTTCACCTATGGCGTGTTGGTGCTGGCGGCGGTGACGATTGGCTTTTGGTGGGGCCTGGCTCCGATGCTCTTGGGCATTGCCGGGGGAACGGCCAGTTTATTGTTGGGCTTGAAATTGGGTATGGCAGTCTTGGTGGTGGCCTGTCCCTGTGCTTTAGGCTTGGCAACTCCAACGGCAATTTTGGTGGGCACGAGTTTAGGGGCAGAGCAGGGCTTACTGATTCGAGGTGGGGATGTTTTAGAAACGCTGCACAAGTTAACAACGATTGTTTTTGATAAAACCGGAACCCTGACCTGGGGCAAACTCACAGTACAAAACTGCATTCCCTTGGCTGAATTTGATGCCACTGAACTCCTGCAACTAGCAGCCAGTCTCGAACAAAACTATCGCCATCCCATTGCCCAGGCCCTGTTGAGTGAAGCCAAAGATAAGAACATTACCCTCCTCCCAGTCACTGAAACTGAATCCATCCCTGGCCTGGGAATTAAAGCGGTTTGGCATGAGCAGATTTTACGAGTCGGTAGCTTGGCCTGGTTGGCAAAGGAAGGATTAGAAGTTGAGCAGCTTATTAAGGATCAGAATCAACAAAATTTAAGTGTAATTGGCCTGGGCCTGGATCAGACAATTATTGGTTTAATCACACTGCAAGATCAGCTGCGTCCAGATACGGCTCAAACCCTAGAAAGCCTTAAAAAAATGGGCCTGGAAATTCACGTTTTAACCGGAGACTCAGCAACCGCAACCCATGAAATTCTTGCCCCTCTCAATTTAACGGAAAATCAAATTCAAACCCAACTCTTACCCACCGAAAAAGTGGCCTGGATTGAACAGCAAAAAGTAGCCGGAAAAACTGTTGCGATGGTCGGGGATGGCACGAATGATGCACCTGCTTTGGCGGGGGCCGATGTTGGAATTGCCTTGGCCAGCGGGACGGATGTGGCCTTAGAAACTGCGGGTATTGTTTTGACCCATAACCGTTTGGCGGATGTGGTGGCGGCGATTCAACTCAGTCGAGCAACATTTTCTAAGATTCAACAAAACCTGGCCTGGGCCTGTGGCTATAACCTAATTGCAATTCCAGTGGCGGCAGGCGTGTTATTACCGATTTGGCAGATTAGCCTTACTCCTGGCCTGGCTGCGGCCTGTATGGCTCTCAGTTCAATATCTGTTGTGGTCAATGCCTTACTCTTAAATCGGGTAAAATCGAGCTGGATTTGGAATTAA
- a CDS encoding response regulator transcription factor, whose product MRVQKAILQAIIHIQVVQSNPHLRSLLGWHLQQAGFVVHLASGCQHAQELFQTRHPDLIVLDTDLPDGSGLELCRWLRRQQQVLIFMLSARNQEGDIVAGLKAGADDYLTKPFGMQEFLARIESLSRRAHPVLPAYLNFGDLQIDLIQRRVFVRQHPADLTPQEFSLLYVLTQAGGVPLSRQDLLLRAWPEYIDNPRTVDTHILSLRKKIELDPQHPRIIQTIRNVGYRLNLDLLNVSHHRQMTTSSLPQPVPPKPSPVSQAWH is encoded by the coding sequence TTGCGTGTTCAAAAGGCTATTTTGCAGGCGATCATCCATATCCAAGTTGTTCAAAGCAATCCCCATCTGCGCTCACTGTTGGGTTGGCATCTCCAGCAGGCGGGGTTTGTGGTTCATTTAGCCTCTGGCTGCCAACACGCCCAAGAACTTTTCCAGACCCGCCATCCCGACCTGATTGTCCTGGATACAGATTTACCCGATGGCAGTGGCCTGGAACTCTGTCGGTGGTTACGGCGGCAACAGCAAGTATTAATTTTCATGCTCTCGGCTCGTAACCAGGAAGGAGATATTGTTGCTGGCCTCAAGGCTGGGGCTGATGACTATTTAACCAAACCCTTTGGGATGCAAGAATTTTTAGCCCGGATTGAATCTCTCAGTCGTCGCGCCCATCCTGTCTTACCCGCCTATTTGAATTTTGGCGATCTTCAAATTGATCTAATTCAACGCCGTGTCTTTGTCCGTCAACATCCCGCTGATTTAACCCCCCAAGAGTTTAGCTTGCTCTATGTCCTGACCCAGGCCGGTGGTGTCCCACTCAGCCGCCAAGATTTACTCCTGCGGGCCTGGCCCGAGTACATTGACAATCCACGTACTGTAGATACCCATATTCTGTCGCTGAGAAAGAAAATCGAACTTGACCCCCAGCACCCCCGCATCATTCAAACTATTCGGAATGTTGGCTATCGCCTCAACCTTGATCTACTCAATGTCAGCCATCATCGGCAAATGACTACCAGTTCCTTGCCCCAACCTGTGCCCCCAAAGCCATCCCCCGTCTCCCAGGCCTGGCATTGA
- the vapB gene encoding type II toxin-antitoxin system VapB family antitoxin, which yields MVVSKIFTSNRSQAVRLPADVRFDESVKKVTIRVNGKERIIAPVDAVWDSFFLDGPVASDDFLNERPSQEQAERMPL from the coding sequence ATGGTAGTCAGCAAAATTTTTACGAGCAATCGTAGCCAAGCAGTTCGTTTACCCGCTGATGTCAGATTTGATGAGTCTGTCAAAAAAGTGACTATTCGCGTTAACGGGAAGGAGCGGATCATTGCCCCAGTTGATGCAGTCTGGGATAGTTTCTTTCTAGATGGGCCAGTGGCCAGTGATGATTTTCTCAATGAACGTCCAAGCCAGGAGCAAGCCGAACGGATGCCACTCTAG